The Topomyia yanbarensis strain Yona2022 chromosome 3, ASM3024719v1, whole genome shotgun sequence nucleotide sequence taaaattgtattaaaaattctcatctACGACACAAAAATTGTGCATACAAAAGGAGTCGTATGAGAAACGAAAAAATAAtcacgatcaattgaaaaaaaaaatgaacaaaatcggttgagtggtttattggcaatcgtgatcacggaaaaaccattattggaaaaacgacatttcgagataatcgagtttataATTTCTAGTTACTGCTGcttttggtagacgaagcgAGCTTGGAAGTGCTGTATCTTTCGATCTATTtgtcggatctctataaaaatttgcaaaaatatgctcaaggagttgtactttcagataaagtaataaaacaaatttcgatttttggaaaaataagaAGGTGGAACTGTACTCTGTCATATATCGATCTATTTATCGAATGGTGGCTATCCACAGGAAGTGGTTTCATAtcatattttttccaaaaattgcgtaagtattattttaaaattgaaataattcagCGTCTAACAAAAAGTATTAAATTTGAATTATACCCAAGATTTGACCGTTCCTGCACGCGTTGCGCATCAACATCATGCGGGCGGGCAACATTGAAAGAGGCGGGATAATTCAATTTAATGATTGAGAACTGGCAACGCGGTTATGTATATGTCATGTGCATGTCACTTTCGATGGCTTGTTTGTCAACATTCTATTCGCTGCAGTTATTAGATAAATTTTCAGGAAAATAGTAAACCAACATTAAAACTGAGTTGTTTTCCATAATTTCATCGTAAGCATATAGTAAAATGACTCGCCACGCACGCAACTGTACTGCCGGAGCTGTTTACACCTACCACGAGAAGAAGAAAGATGCGGAATCTTCCGGTTTCGGGACATCGTCACGTCGTCTTGGAAAAGATTCGGTGAAAagttttgattgctgttcgCTGACGCTGCAGCCCTGTCGGAATCCGGTTATCACGTAAGTGCGCTTTTCTTAAAAGTTTTTAGCTATTTCTCCGATTCCCTGACATTTTAGGAAGGATGGTTACTTGTTTGATAAGGAAGCAATTTTAACATACGTAATAACAAAAAAGAAAGATTACACCAGGAAAATGAAAGAATACGAGCGTCAGGTAAAGGAGGACCAGGAAGAGCAAGCTGAGAAAACCAATAACGAAACCAAGAAACAGCTGGATAAATTCATTTCGATTGAGAAAAATATTGTCAGTAGTAAGATATCGAATGCTTCAGGTGAGTACAAATTGTAAGGATATTTGAAAAGCAATGTGGAGTACTGTTTGAATGTGCTTAAATTTTGTAGAAGACATACCCAGCACCAGCGGAGCAATCTCGAACGTGTCACTTGGCAAGCGTAAGGAATTGCCAAGTTTTTGGGTTCCTTCGCAGACTCCGTCAGCAAAGAAAGCGCGCATCGAGAAGCCTGATAGTAAAGTGTACTGCCCCATGTCTGGCCGGCCGTTAAAAGTGCGAGATTTGATTGATGTGAAATTCACTCTAGTCAAAGATCCATCAGACAAGAAGTCATTGATTGCGAAGGAAAACCGTTACATGTGCGCTGTTACCCATGATATCCTGAGTAATGCCGTGCCTTGTGCTGTGTTGAAAACAACGTAAgttggtttatttttaggaaagaTTAAATACAAATGTACAAAAATGCTTTTGTAATTAATTATAGGGGAGATGTAGTTACCATGGAATGTGTggagaaaataattaaaaaggaTATGATTCATCCTTTATCTAATGAGAAACTGGCTGAAACTGATATAATTCCTTTGCAAAGGGTAAGTTCTCGACTTTACTAACTTATCATCGCTCGGTAGATAGTAATTGACGTTTGTTTAATTTATAGGGCGGTACTGGTTTCTCGACAACCAATGATAACCTACAAGCAAAGGAGGCAAGACCTGCTTTGCAATGctaaaaattttagattttaattTATGATTAAATTTTACAATAAGTTACAACTTAATAAATACGCAACAATTCAATCTTTCTGTTGAACTCTTCATATCACACCACCTTCAAATGGCAGGTTTTActtcagaccggactaagtctcaaaacatcaatgagttaatgatagcactagataaagaatttcttcagctacatttcacttttaccagatttgaaataaacattaaacaagaattatggcaaaaattattttccaattcaaGCTTAAAACGCGTTTCTCTCGAAATCAATgtattgtcacttagtccggtctgacctaataTCGACCAAATATAAACAGGGTCACTATCGGTTCTACTTGAC carries:
- the LOC131689562 gene encoding nitric oxide synthase-interacting protein homolog, with translation MTRHARNCTAGAVYTYHEKKKDAESSGFGTSSRRLGKDSVKSFDCCSLTLQPCRNPVITKDGYLFDKEAILTYVITKKKDYTRKMKEYERQVKEDQEEQAEKTNNETKKQLDKFISIEKNIVSSKISNASEDIPSTSGAISNVSLGKRKELPSFWVPSQTPSAKKARIEKPDSKVYCPMSGRPLKVRDLIDVKFTLVKDPSDKKSLIAKENRYMCAVTHDILSNAVPCAVLKTTGDVVTMECVEKIIKKDMIHPLSNEKLAETDIIPLQRGGTGFSTTNDNLQAKEARPALQC